The following proteins come from a genomic window of Salvia hispanica cultivar TCC Black 2014 chromosome 4, UniMelb_Shisp_WGS_1.0, whole genome shotgun sequence:
- the LOC125223831 gene encoding protein C2-DOMAIN ABA-RELATED 7-like: MDGLGLLRIRVERGMNLAVRDTRTSDPYVVIECASQKVKTRVEKDNCNPVWNEELTILIKDINAPITISVYDHDTFSRDDSMGSAKIDIKRLVECVEMGSQDLPDGTQLGRMEASNDNCLSKESCIVWKKGKVVQEMILRLGGVECGELHIQIEWLHLP; this comes from the exons ATGGATGGTTTGGGGCTTCTGCGGATTCGAGTCGAGCGGGGTATGAACCTCGCTGTGCGCGACACGAGGACTAGCGATCCTTACGTCGTCATCGAATGCGCCTCTCag AAGGTGAAGACTAGAGTTGAGAAAGACAACTGCAATCCAGTTTGGAATGAAGAGTTGACAATATTAATCAAAGACATAAATGCTCCCATCACTATA TCAGTGTACGATCACGATACATTCAGTCGAGACGACAGCATGGGGAGTGCAAAAATAGACATAAAGCGTTTGGTAGAATGCGTGGAAATGGGGTCGCAGGATCTCCCAGACGGCACACAGCTTGGCAGAATGGAGGCGAGCAACGACAACTGTTTGTCGAAGGAGAGCTGCATCGTGTGGAAGAAAGGGAAGGTAGTTCAGGAGATGATTCTCAGACTTGGAGGGGTGGAATGCGGCGAGCTCCACATCCAGATCGAGTGGCTTCACCTTCCATGA